The Nocardioides salarius genome includes a region encoding these proteins:
- a CDS encoding ABC transporter permease, which produces MAESTRPPADHVVDAPLTSPAATQGLLEVFRHRYLLKLLVRREISARYSGSFLGLIWSYINPLSQFLIYVFIFTLLLGRDRTENFAIHIFTGLIVVHFFTETFNAGTRSIVRNKALIRKMSLPKEMFPVASMLVSLYHVAPQLVILVIACVPYGWTPDVLGMLALLLALGIIMLLGTALALLFSVANVYFRDFASAVGILTNFVRFSVPMIYPFTLVEERFKGFAQYYLYNPLAEAVLLVQRAFWVGTTDDPAATAATELPDHLFTRGLVMLAIAGLALVVAQLVFRSLEDKIPERLN; this is translated from the coding sequence ATGGCTGAGTCGACCCGCCCGCCGGCCGACCACGTCGTCGACGCCCCGCTCACCTCGCCGGCCGCCACGCAGGGGCTGCTCGAGGTCTTCCGGCACCGCTACCTGCTCAAGCTGCTGGTCCGGCGCGAGATCAGCGCCCGCTACTCCGGGTCGTTCCTGGGCCTGATCTGGTCCTACATCAACCCGCTGAGCCAGTTCCTGATCTACGTCTTCATCTTCACCCTGCTGCTGGGCCGCGACCGCACCGAGAACTTCGCGATCCACATCTTCACCGGCCTGATCGTCGTGCACTTCTTCACCGAGACGTTCAACGCCGGCACCCGCTCGATCGTGCGCAACAAGGCACTGATCCGGAAGATGTCCCTGCCCAAGGAGATGTTCCCGGTCGCCTCGATGCTCGTCTCGCTCTACCACGTGGCGCCGCAGCTGGTGATCCTGGTGATCGCGTGCGTGCCCTACGGGTGGACTCCCGACGTGCTCGGCATGCTGGCGCTGCTGCTGGCGCTGGGCATCATCATGCTGCTCGGCACCGCGCTCGCGCTGCTCTTCAGCGTCGCGAACGTCTACTTCCGCGACTTCGCCAGCGCCGTGGGCATCCTGACCAACTTCGTGCGGTTCAGCGTCCCGATGATCTACCCGTTCACGCTGGTCGAGGAGCGCTTCAAGGGCTTCGCGCAGTACTACCTCTACAACCCGCTCGCCGAGGCGGTGCTGCTCGTGCAGCGCGCCTTCTGGGTGGGCACGACCGACGACCCGGCGGCCACGGCCGCCACCGAGCTGCCCGACCACCTGTTCACCCGCGGCCTCGTCATGCTGGCGATCGCGGGCCTGGCGCTCGTCGTCGCCCAGCTGGTCTTCCGGTCGCTGGAGGACAAGATCCCGGAGCGGTTGAATTGA
- a CDS encoding acyl-CoA thioesterase, translating to MTPSRPSSFARVSLSVMTSSSQANLLGNIHGGEVVKLADSTAGAVAQRHSGGPAVTAALDEMVFLRPVHVGDIVRTLAQVNWAGRSSMEIGVRVETQPWNDPSVGSLHVASAYFVFVAVDAEGHAREVPGLLPEDADDERRWREAEIRRAHRLARKSEIEEGRRGAPS from the coding sequence ATGACCCCCTCGCGCCCCTCGTCCTTCGCCCGGGTCTCGTTGTCGGTGATGACCTCGAGCAGCCAGGCCAACCTGCTGGGCAACATCCACGGCGGCGAGGTGGTCAAGCTGGCCGACTCGACAGCGGGTGCGGTCGCGCAGCGCCACAGCGGGGGACCGGCCGTGACCGCGGCGCTCGACGAGATGGTCTTCCTGCGCCCGGTGCACGTCGGCGACATCGTGCGCACCCTCGCCCAGGTCAACTGGGCCGGGCGCTCCTCGATGGAGATCGGGGTGCGGGTGGAGACCCAGCCGTGGAACGACCCGTCGGTCGGGTCGCTGCACGTGGCGTCGGCGTACTTCGTCTTCGTCGCCGTCGACGCCGAGGGCCACGCGCGCGAGGTGCCGGGGCTGCTGCCCGAGGACGCCGACGACGAGCGGCGCTGGCGCGAGGCCGAGATCCGGCGCGCGCACCGCCTCGCCCGCAAGAGCGAGATCGAGGAGGGTCGGCGCGGCGCTCCCTCGTGA
- a CDS encoding LCP family protein, with protein sequence MPPVSSPRVLDGQEAPARTSAADRAARVRFRRALALMAMTLVAPGSAQLTAGNRRVGRLALRVWLVVVATTLLTGLVVLLDPEKAVTLGSKAWLLLVVRTALLAGAVGWAVLFMDAWRLGQPLSLGLAHRRAAVGVNGVLSLSVAGSLLFGAHLVGVQRDLIVTMFGSSEVAGSADGRFNVLLMGGDSGAGRWGLRPDSLTVASIDATTGRTVLVSLPRNMQDFPFAEGSVMAEQFPDGFDADYLNGVSTWAQDNAELFGDSEEDPGVQATVSAVEGITGLEVSYWAMVNLQGFKDLVDAVGGVTLTVRQPIPVGGLGSDVYDYIEPGTRQLDGFETLWYARAREGSDDYSRMARQKCVMNAMLQQVSPQSALQNFEKIAQASSEMISTNLPASELDRFMSLAMKAKEQKMSSLSLVPPMINTADPDIDLVQRKVAAAIEKAEGSAAPKTKAKTKPDSTSAVTGGSVGSLSEGYAANQAGDLSGAC encoded by the coding sequence ATGCCACCCGTCTCTTCCCCCCGGGTGCTCGACGGCCAGGAGGCCCCGGCACGCACCAGCGCCGCCGACCGCGCTGCTCGGGTGCGCTTCCGGCGCGCCCTGGCGCTGATGGCGATGACGCTCGTCGCGCCCGGCTCGGCCCAGCTCACCGCCGGCAACCGCCGTGTGGGCCGCCTGGCCCTGCGCGTGTGGCTGGTCGTCGTGGCGACCACCCTGCTCACCGGGCTCGTGGTGCTGCTCGACCCCGAGAAAGCCGTGACGCTCGGCTCGAAGGCCTGGCTGCTGCTCGTGGTGCGCACCGCGCTGCTCGCGGGCGCCGTGGGCTGGGCGGTGCTGTTCATGGACGCCTGGCGGCTGGGCCAGCCGCTGAGCCTGGGCCTGGCGCACCGGCGCGCGGCCGTCGGGGTCAACGGCGTGCTCTCGCTCAGCGTCGCCGGGTCGCTGCTCTTCGGGGCCCACCTGGTGGGCGTGCAGCGCGACCTGATCGTGACGATGTTCGGCTCCAGCGAGGTCGCCGGCTCGGCCGACGGACGCTTCAACGTGCTGCTGATGGGCGGCGACTCCGGGGCCGGGCGCTGGGGGCTGCGCCCCGACTCCCTGACCGTGGCCTCGATCGACGCGACCACGGGTCGCACCGTGCTGGTCTCGCTGCCGCGCAACATGCAGGACTTCCCCTTCGCGGAGGGGTCGGTGATGGCCGAGCAGTTCCCCGACGGCTTCGACGCCGACTACCTCAACGGCGTCAGCACCTGGGCGCAGGACAACGCCGAGCTGTTCGGCGACTCCGAGGAGGACCCGGGCGTGCAGGCGACCGTCTCGGCCGTCGAGGGCATCACCGGCCTCGAGGTCAGCTACTGGGCGATGGTCAACCTGCAGGGCTTCAAGGACCTCGTCGACGCGGTGGGCGGGGTGACCCTCACGGTGCGCCAGCCGATCCCCGTCGGCGGCCTCGGCTCCGACGTCTACGACTACATCGAGCCGGGCACGCGTCAGCTCGACGGGTTCGAGACCCTCTGGTACGCCCGGGCCCGCGAGGGCTCCGACGACTACTCGCGCATGGCGCGGCAGAAGTGCGTGATGAACGCGATGCTGCAGCAGGTCAGCCCGCAGTCGGCGCTGCAGAACTTCGAGAAGATCGCCCAGGCCTCCTCCGAGATGATCTCGACCAACCTGCCGGCCTCCGAGCTCGACCGCTTCATGTCGCTGGCGATGAAGGCCAAGGAGCAGAAGATGTCGAGCCTCTCGCTGGTGCCGCCGATGATCAACACCGCCGACCCCGACATCGACCTGGTCCAGCGCAAGGTCGCCGCGGCCATCGAGAAGGCCGAGGGCAGCGCCGCGCCGAAGACGAAGGCGAAGACGAAGCCGGACTCCACCTCCGCGGTCACCGGTGGTTCCGTCGGGTCGCTCTCCGAGGGGTACGCCGCCAACCAGGCCGGCGACCTGTCCGGCGCCTGCTGA
- a CDS encoding glycosyltransferase family 2 protein — protein MPDPSPDPRRVVAVVVTFNRLELLQRLVARLREVAEVDEVLVVDNASSDGTGSWLAEAAAAPGTPLRARTLERNVGGAGGFHDGLEWAVERDADLVWLMDDDGLPEPDCLAGLLAEDGLDFWGPLVVDEADPGRLVFPIRLPGGTRVVHRLADVERAGGARGRLDDIVIPFNGVLVTRELVERIGLPRSEFFIWGDDHEYRLRAEKAGARIATVTGARVHHPSVGELGTPMMGGRTTYNHSPSELKAYCMARNNTVNLRDYRGWAHVAMFWAKTVWFYLLTRRDPGRVALSARAALAGLRGDFTGHERFLR, from the coding sequence GTGCCCGACCCGAGCCCCGACCCCCGCCGTGTGGTCGCCGTGGTGGTGACGTTCAACCGGCTCGAGCTGCTGCAGCGGCTGGTGGCGCGGTTGCGCGAGGTGGCGGAGGTCGACGAGGTGCTCGTCGTCGACAACGCCTCCTCCGACGGCACCGGATCCTGGCTGGCCGAGGCGGCCGCCGCGCCCGGGACGCCGCTGCGGGCCCGCACCCTCGAGCGCAACGTCGGTGGGGCCGGTGGCTTCCACGACGGGCTGGAGTGGGCCGTCGAGCGCGACGCCGACCTGGTCTGGCTGATGGACGACGACGGGCTGCCCGAGCCGGACTGCCTGGCCGGGCTCCTGGCCGAGGACGGGCTCGACTTCTGGGGGCCCCTGGTCGTCGACGAGGCCGACCCCGGCCGCCTGGTCTTCCCGATCCGGCTGCCCGGCGGGACCCGCGTGGTGCACCGCCTCGCCGACGTCGAGCGGGCCGGGGGAGCGCGCGGGCGCCTCGACGACATCGTCATCCCCTTCAACGGGGTGCTGGTCACCCGCGAGCTGGTCGAGCGCATCGGCCTGCCGCGCTCGGAGTTCTTCATCTGGGGCGACGACCACGAGTACCGGCTGCGCGCCGAGAAGGCGGGTGCGCGCATCGCGACCGTCACCGGCGCCCGCGTGCACCACCCCTCGGTCGGCGAGCTCGGCACCCCGATGATGGGCGGGCGCACCACCTACAACCACAGCCCCAGCGAGCTGAAGGCCTACTGCATGGCCCGCAACAACACCGTCAACCTGCGCGACTACCGCGGCTGGGCGCACGTGGCGATGTTCTGGGCCAAGACCGTGTGGTTCTACCTGCTCACCCGCCGCGACCCCGGCCGCGTCGCGCTCAGCGCCCGCGCCGCCCTGGCCGGGCTGCGCGGCGACTTCACCGGCCACGAGAGGTTCCTGCGATGA
- a CDS encoding glycosyltransferase family 2 protein, with translation MSETTGVVVVTYNRADLLERMLAGLGALDPAPELVVVVDNASTDHTPDVLAACTLPGLRVVRTPENLGGAGGFHLGTRTAYDAGVDRIWLMDDDVLPAPDCLGVLLATDEDCLMAVREDSQGRLCEKAATRFDLRNPLAIKPKSRMVETDWGSRDAMPERVELENVAFEGFMVRRGVLERIGLPDPSYFIFYDDVDFAVRARRAGYRIWALRDAVLVRQLDFDQQHDLAGWKGYYMYRNLFAVHLRYGENALVRLKPWLIALAVVVLSPARGGRAEAGNVIRAMRAARGMRRLPPSSVD, from the coding sequence ATGAGCGAGACCACCGGCGTCGTGGTCGTCACCTACAACCGCGCCGACCTGCTCGAGCGGATGCTCGCCGGCCTGGGTGCCCTCGACCCCGCGCCCGAGCTGGTCGTGGTCGTCGACAACGCCAGCACCGACCACACCCCCGACGTGCTGGCCGCCTGCACGCTGCCGGGCCTGCGGGTGGTCCGCACGCCCGAGAACCTCGGCGGCGCGGGCGGCTTCCACCTCGGCACCCGCACGGCGTACGACGCCGGCGTCGACCGGATCTGGCTGATGGACGACGACGTGCTGCCCGCCCCCGACTGCCTCGGGGTGCTGCTGGCCACCGACGAGGACTGCCTGATGGCGGTGCGCGAGGACTCCCAGGGTCGGCTCTGCGAGAAGGCCGCGACCCGCTTCGACCTGCGCAACCCTCTGGCGATCAAGCCCAAGTCGAGGATGGTCGAGACCGACTGGGGGAGCCGGGACGCGATGCCCGAGCGGGTCGAGCTCGAGAACGTCGCCTTCGAGGGGTTCATGGTGCGCCGCGGCGTGCTGGAGCGCATCGGCCTGCCCGACCCGAGCTACTTCATCTTCTACGACGACGTCGACTTCGCGGTGCGCGCGCGGCGGGCCGGCTACCGCATCTGGGCGCTGCGCGACGCGGTGCTGGTGCGCCAGCTCGACTTCGACCAGCAGCACGACCTGGCCGGGTGGAAGGGGTACTACATGTACCGCAACCTCTTCGCCGTGCACCTGCGCTACGGCGAGAACGCCCTGGTGCGGCTCAAGCCCTGGCTGATCGCCCTGGCGGTCGTGGTGCTGAGCCCGGCGCGCGGGGGGCGGGCGGAGGCCGGCAACGTGATCCGGGCCATGCGCGCAGCGCGTGGGATGCGCCGGCTGCCGCCATCGTCCGTAGACTGA
- the glf gene encoding UDP-galactopyranose mutase gives MPAPHTDPAQQPDLVVVGSGFFGLTVAERCASELGLKVLVLERRDHLGGNAYSEIDPETGIEVHKYGTHLFHTSNKRVWEYVNRFTDFTGYQHRVFAKYQGQVYSFPMNLGLINQFFGKSHTPDEARALIAEQASEIATEDATNLEEKAISLIGRPLYEAFVKGYTAKQWQTDPTQLSADIITRLPVRYTFDNRYFNDTYEGLPVDGYTAWLTRMAEHPNIEVRTSTDFFDVAEQYKGKVPIVYTGPVDEYFDNSEGRLSWRTIDLEAETLDVDDFQGTGVVNANDQDVPHTRVLEFKHLHPERTYLPGKTIVVHEYSRFAEEGDEPYYPVNTAEDREKLLKYRELAKAEPMVLFGGRLGTYKYLDMHMAIGSALSMVDNKLAPHFRDGETLTSGGVDA, from the coding sequence GTGCCAGCCCCTCACACTGACCCCGCCCAGCAGCCCGACCTCGTGGTCGTGGGCTCCGGCTTCTTCGGACTCACCGTCGCGGAGCGCTGTGCCAGCGAGCTCGGACTCAAGGTCCTCGTGCTCGAACGGCGCGACCACCTCGGTGGCAACGCCTACAGCGAGATCGACCCGGAGACCGGGATCGAGGTGCACAAGTACGGCACGCACCTCTTCCACACCTCCAACAAGCGGGTGTGGGAGTACGTCAACCGGTTCACCGACTTCACCGGCTACCAGCACCGGGTCTTCGCCAAGTACCAGGGACAGGTCTACTCCTTCCCGATGAACCTGGGCCTGATCAACCAGTTCTTCGGCAAGAGCCACACCCCCGACGAGGCGCGGGCGCTGATCGCCGAGCAGGCCAGCGAGATCGCCACCGAGGACGCCACGAACCTCGAGGAGAAGGCGATCAGCCTGATCGGCCGCCCGCTGTACGAGGCGTTCGTCAAGGGCTACACCGCCAAGCAGTGGCAGACCGACCCGACGCAGCTCAGCGCCGACATCATCACCCGGCTGCCGGTGCGCTACACCTTCGACAACCGCTACTTCAACGACACCTACGAGGGCCTGCCGGTCGACGGCTACACCGCGTGGCTGACCCGGATGGCCGAGCACCCCAACATCGAGGTGCGCACCTCCACCGACTTCTTCGACGTCGCCGAGCAGTACAAGGGCAAGGTGCCGATCGTCTACACCGGCCCCGTCGACGAGTACTTCGACAACTCCGAGGGCCGGCTGTCGTGGCGCACCATCGACCTCGAGGCCGAGACCCTCGACGTCGACGACTTCCAGGGCACCGGGGTGGTCAACGCCAACGACCAGGACGTGCCGCACACCCGGGTGCTGGAGTTCAAGCACCTGCACCCCGAGCGCACCTACCTGCCCGGCAAGACGATCGTGGTCCACGAGTACTCGCGCTTCGCCGAGGAGGGTGACGAGCCGTACTACCCGGTCAACACCGCCGAGGACCGCGAGAAGCTGCTGAAGTACCGCGAGCTGGCCAAGGCCGAGCCGATGGTGCTCTTCGGTGGTCGCCTGGGCACCTACAAGTACCTCGACATGCACATGGCCATCGGCTCCGCGCTCTCGATGGTCGACAACAAGCTCGCCCCGCACTTCCGCGACGGTGAGACCCTGACCAGCGGAGGAGTCGACGCATGA
- a CDS encoding 5'-3' exonuclease, with product MSPDPGTVLVVDGNSLLHRAFHASARSGFRDAAGRPAWAVRGLLSQLVAAVDRAMADAVVVGFDDPGASVRRERWPTYKAHRTEKPETLVEQLDSVVGVLRELGAAVVVPPGLEADDVLASVAAQAPTAGWRTVLATSDRDSFALVDEHTRVLRILNGGVDASPLLDPARLFLVTGVRPEQYLDLAALRGDASDNLPGVAGFGAKTAAKLLAALGTGADALADAAAGGERCRAAVGPARTRTLATDEARERFWLNREVMAMARTVDVGIDPGSPAPGALPLDEAAVRSVFGRHDLFVNGAVRALTLAEPVPGAPEREHTAYADPRWRAAPTPRPPRLPAPPPPTAPVFSQDTLF from the coding sequence ATGTCACCTGATCCCGGCACCGTGCTGGTCGTCGACGGCAACTCGTTGCTGCACCGCGCCTTCCACGCCTCCGCCCGCAGCGGCTTCCGCGACGCCGCCGGGCGCCCCGCGTGGGCGGTGCGCGGGCTGCTCTCGCAGCTGGTCGCGGCCGTCGACCGCGCCATGGCCGACGCCGTGGTGGTCGGCTTCGACGATCCCGGGGCGAGCGTGCGGCGCGAGCGGTGGCCCACCTACAAGGCGCACCGCACCGAGAAGCCCGAGACGCTGGTCGAGCAGCTCGACTCGGTCGTGGGGGTGCTGCGCGAGCTGGGGGCCGCCGTCGTGGTGCCGCCCGGGCTCGAGGCCGACGACGTGCTGGCCAGCGTCGCCGCCCAGGCGCCGACCGCGGGGTGGCGCACCGTGCTGGCCACCTCCGACCGCGACAGCTTCGCGCTCGTCGACGAGCACACGCGGGTGCTGCGCATCCTCAACGGCGGGGTCGACGCCTCGCCGCTGCTCGACCCCGCCCGGCTGTTCCTGGTCACCGGGGTGCGCCCCGAGCAGTACCTCGACCTCGCCGCGCTGCGCGGCGACGCCTCCGACAACCTGCCCGGGGTCGCCGGCTTCGGGGCCAAGACCGCCGCCAAGCTGCTCGCCGCGCTCGGCACCGGCGCCGACGCCCTCGCCGACGCCGCCGCCGGGGGAGAGCGCTGCCGGGCCGCGGTCGGCCCCGCCCGCACCCGCACCCTGGCCACCGACGAGGCCCGCGAGCGGTTCTGGCTCAACCGCGAGGTGATGGCGATGGCGCGCACCGTCGACGTCGGGATCGACCCCGGATCACCCGCCCCCGGCGCCCTGCCCCTCGACGAGGCGGCGGTGCGCTCGGTCTTCGGGCGCCACGACCTCTTCGTCAACGGCGCGGTGCGGGCCCTGACCCTCGCCGAGCCCGTCCCCGGCGCGCCGGAGCGCGAGCACACGGCGTACGCCGACCCCCGCTGGCGGGCCGCGCCCACACCCCGCCCGCCCCGCCTCCCCGCGCCCCCGCCCCCCACGGCCCCCGTCTTCTCCCAGGACACCCTCTTCTGA
- a CDS encoding glycosyltransferase, whose protein sequence is MSTTTTRLLQRQVLPVDRDLDVLPLYVDPEPAVLDADKYEVGSNRQARELNVATMRKGVTTGAQLHPDQIVSRTALSVPSGDRLSFGTYFNAFPASYWRRWSVVEEVQLSVTVSGRGASVIVYKSMARGNSQRVDTASTGSESGGTFTFDLSLKPFVDGGWYWYDVVAGDDEVVVESAEWTAQVPEDRAAHGTVDLVITTMNRPDFCAKLLQQVGDDEALRPYLDSVMVMEQGKDKVVDSPELPAARESLGDLLRIIEQGNLGGSGGYARGQLESVRKGTATYAMMMDDDVVCEPEGIIRAITFGDLARRPTIVGGHMFNLYSRSRLHSFGEIVQPWRFWWQSAPGVFSDWDFASRNLRSTRWLHQRIDVDFNGWFMCLIPRRVLEDVGLSLPVFIKWDDSEFGLRAKAAGYPTVTFPGAAVWHVPWTDKNDALDWQAYFHVRNRFVAALLHSPYPHGGRMIRESRNHQIAHLVAMQYSTVEIRHQALLDVLEGPGTLHRDLPTKLAEVNATRKQFTDAQLQVDPDAFAPVRRSKPPRKGRDDSAVPGRLATLVSAGLQPIRQLKKPRPLSRSHPEAEIRAMDAKWYRLGRYDSAVVSMNDGTSAALYRRDPETFREMMAKTVQIHERLKREWPRLVEEYRAELGHITSPEAWEETFRPWMQEPADTDG, encoded by the coding sequence ATGAGCACCACGACCACCCGGCTGCTGCAGCGCCAGGTGCTGCCCGTCGACCGCGACCTCGACGTGCTGCCGCTCTACGTCGACCCCGAGCCGGCCGTCCTCGACGCCGACAAGTACGAGGTCGGCAGCAACCGCCAGGCCCGCGAGCTCAACGTGGCCACCATGCGCAAGGGCGTCACCACGGGCGCCCAGCTGCACCCCGACCAGATCGTCTCGCGCACCGCGCTGAGCGTCCCCTCGGGCGACCGGCTCTCGTTCGGCACCTACTTCAACGCCTTCCCGGCCAGCTACTGGCGGCGCTGGAGCGTCGTCGAGGAGGTGCAGCTGAGCGTCACCGTCAGCGGCCGCGGCGCGAGCGTGATCGTCTACAAGTCGATGGCGCGCGGCAACAGCCAGCGCGTCGACACCGCCAGCACGGGCAGCGAGAGCGGCGGGACCTTCACCTTCGACCTCAGCCTCAAGCCCTTCGTCGACGGCGGCTGGTACTGGTACGACGTCGTGGCCGGCGACGACGAGGTCGTCGTGGAGTCCGCGGAGTGGACCGCGCAGGTGCCCGAGGACCGGGCCGCGCACGGCACCGTCGACCTGGTCATCACCACGATGAACCGCCCCGACTTCTGCGCCAAGCTGCTGCAGCAGGTCGGTGACGACGAGGCGCTGCGCCCCTACCTCGACTCCGTCATGGTGATGGAGCAGGGCAAGGACAAGGTCGTGGACTCCCCGGAGCTCCCCGCGGCCCGCGAGTCGCTCGGCGACCTGCTGCGCATCATCGAGCAGGGCAACCTCGGCGGCTCGGGCGGCTACGCCCGCGGCCAGCTCGAGTCGGTGCGCAAGGGCACCGCGACGTACGCGATGATGATGGACGACGACGTCGTCTGCGAGCCCGAGGGCATCATCCGCGCGATCACGTTCGGTGACCTGGCCCGGCGCCCCACGATCGTGGGCGGGCACATGTTCAACCTCTACTCCCGCAGCCGCCTGCACAGCTTCGGCGAGATCGTGCAGCCCTGGCGCTTCTGGTGGCAGTCGGCGCCCGGCGTCTTCAGCGACTGGGACTTCGCCTCGCGCAACCTGCGCTCGACCCGGTGGCTGCACCAGCGCATCGACGTCGACTTCAACGGCTGGTTCATGTGCCTGATCCCGCGCCGGGTGCTCGAGGACGTCGGGCTCTCGCTGCCGGTCTTCATCAAGTGGGACGACTCGGAGTTCGGGCTGCGCGCCAAGGCCGCGGGCTACCCGACGGTGACCTTCCCCGGCGCGGCGGTGTGGCACGTGCCGTGGACCGACAAGAACGACGCGCTCGACTGGCAGGCCTACTTCCACGTGCGCAACCGCTTCGTCGCGGCGCTGCTGCACTCGCCGTACCCGCACGGCGGCCGGATGATCCGCGAGAGCCGCAACCACCAGATCGCCCACCTCGTGGCCATGCAGTACTCGACGGTCGAGATCCGCCACCAGGCGCTGCTCGACGTGCTCGAGGGGCCGGGGACCCTGCACCGCGACCTGCCCACGAAGCTCGCCGAGGTCAACGCCACCCGCAAGCAGTTCACCGACGCGCAGCTGCAGGTCGACCCCGACGCCTTCGCGCCCGTACGCCGCAGCAAGCCGCCGCGCAAGGGCCGCGACGACTCGGCGGTGCCGGGCCGCCTGGCCACGCTGGTCAGCGCCGGGCTGCAGCCGATCCGCCAGCTCAAGAAGCCGCGCCCGCTCTCGCGCAGCCACCCCGAGGCCGAGATCCGGGCGATGGACGCCAAGTGGTACCGGCTGGGGCGCTACGACTCCGCGGTCGTCTCGATGAACGACGGCACCTCGGCCGCGCTCTACCGGCGCGACCCCGAGACCTTCCGCGAGATGATGGCCAAGACCGTGCAGATCCACGAGCGCCTCAAGCGCGAGTGGCCGCGCCTGGTCGAGGAGTACCGCGCCGAGCTCGGGCACATCACCTCGCCCGAGGCGTGGGAGGAGACGTTCCGGCCCTGGATGCAGGAACCGGCGGACACGGATGGCTGA
- a CDS encoding HNH endonuclease signature motif containing protein — protein sequence MATTATHPIGGAVARVHSALDDVAGTPVWSMSQEATAQTLVEVSRAEARLVEVRSQLLSHAETVAVAETNASPSVAVWHSNATRSTKRESFRQVRLAEGLDRYDLVREALGRGDVIAEQASAICTALDELPDDLDAGVLEQATKALVAFAEVHDAKALRVLGRRILEVVAPEVAEAWEAEQLDREEREAEKSAVFRMREDGHGRIKGSFTVPLLAGQMLERALLAFAAPKHQIANRATDEGEHEEQDEAPVPARRPTAQRLGAAFVELIERLNPKELPKAGGVNATVVVTMTLDSLKDGLAAATLDTGDRISAATARRLACEAGVVPVVLGGKSQPLDVGRAKRYFTPAQRVAMGIRDGGCTAKGCDAPPAMCHAHHDDPWSCHGHTDLDRGRLLCPYHHRRIHDPEYESDVGADNQVTFHRRT from the coding sequence ATGGCCACCACCGCGACGCACCCCATCGGCGGTGCTGTCGCGCGGGTGCACTCGGCCCTCGATGACGTGGCTGGTACGCCGGTGTGGTCGATGAGCCAGGAGGCCACCGCGCAGACGTTGGTCGAGGTCTCTCGGGCCGAGGCCCGGTTGGTGGAGGTGCGCTCGCAGCTGTTGTCGCACGCCGAGACGGTGGCGGTGGCGGAGACGAATGCGTCGCCGTCGGTGGCGGTGTGGCACTCCAACGCGACCCGGTCGACGAAGCGGGAGTCGTTCCGCCAGGTCCGCCTGGCCGAGGGGTTGGATCGCTACGACCTGGTGCGGGAGGCACTGGGGCGTGGCGATGTCATCGCGGAGCAGGCCTCGGCGATCTGCACAGCGCTCGATGAGCTGCCCGACGACCTGGACGCCGGTGTGTTGGAGCAGGCGACGAAGGCGCTGGTGGCGTTCGCGGAGGTCCACGACGCGAAGGCACTGCGGGTGCTGGGCCGCCGCATCCTCGAGGTCGTGGCACCGGAGGTGGCTGAGGCGTGGGAGGCCGAACAGCTCGACCGCGAGGAGCGCGAGGCCGAGAAGTCGGCGGTGTTCCGGATGCGCGAGGACGGCCACGGCCGGATCAAGGGGTCCTTCACCGTGCCGCTGCTGGCCGGCCAGATGCTGGAGCGGGCCCTGCTCGCCTTCGCCGCCCCCAAGCACCAGATCGCCAACCGCGCCACCGATGAAGGCGAGCACGAAGAGCAGGACGAGGCGCCGGTGCCGGCACGCCGCCCCACCGCGCAGCGGCTCGGTGCCGCGTTCGTCGAGCTCATCGAAAGGCTCAACCCCAAGGAACTACCCAAGGCAGGTGGCGTGAACGCCACCGTCGTGGTGACCATGACCCTCGACTCCCTCAAGGATGGCCTGGCGGCCGCCACCCTCGACACCGGTGACCGGATCAGCGCCGCCACCGCGAGGCGGCTGGCCTGCGAGGCCGGCGTCGTGCCCGTGGTGCTGGGCGGCAAGAGCCAGCCGCTCGACGTGGGCCGCGCGAAGCGGTACTTCACCCCGGCCCAGCGGGTCGCGATGGGTATCCGTGACGGTGGCTGCACCGCGAAGGGCTGTGACGCCCCGCCGGCGATGTGTCACGCCCACCACGACGACCCGTGGTCGTGCCACGGCCACACCGACCTCGACCGCGGACGACTCCTATGCCCCTACCACCACCGCCGCATTCATGACCCGGAGTACGAGAGCGACGTCGGGGCTGACAACCAGGTCACCTTCCACCGACGAACCTAG